TAAACATGAAATAGATGATTCAGATAAATATCTAACAAAAGGTGTTACAGGTTATAATACAAGAGAAGTAGAAGGTGGAGAAGTTGGGGGTATTACTAATCAGGTATCTGGTATGTTTAGAACAGCTAAGAAAAATATAGCAGATAAAGGTTTATTTGGAAGTATAAAATCAACTATATCTGATGTAAAAGATAAAGGGATTTCTGGGTTTTTAAAAAGTCGAACTAAAGAAAATGAAGAAAATAGTATAGCAACCAAAAGAGAAAATAGAGTAAATTTAGCTGATTTTAGAAATCTACAAAAGAAGCGAGAATCAAGTAAAGCACAAAATAGTTCTGCATTAGGCCAGACAAATTTTCGAGATACACTTTCAAAAAATGCACAGCAGTTACAGGGAGTAAATCCTTTATTGTATGCAAAAAATGGTGCTTCTCTTAATAAAGTAAGAAAAATTAAGAAAGAAGTATTAAAAAAGTTAGAGAAACCAATAGAATTTAAAGATGGTGGTAAAGTTAATGTTATCCCAGAAGGAAAACTACATTCCAGATTAAATGAACATAATGAAAAGGAGATTACAAAAAAAGGTATTCCTGTAGTTATTTATAAGGATGGAGAAGCTATACAACATGCAGAAATAGAGAAAGAAGAATTGATAATTAACTCAGATCTTACTAAAAAAGTAGAGGATCTAAAAAAGAAATATAAAGAATCAGACGAAGATAAATATCTAATTGAGGTAGGAAAACTTTTTTCAGAAGATATTCTAGAAAATACAGAAGATAATGTTAATTTAATAGAAGACTAGAACTTATGAAGAAAGTAAAAATTAATATTGGAGACAAAGATTACATAGTAAAAGTAGCTGAAACAGAAGAGCAACAACAAGAAGGATTACAAGATATTAAGGAGTTGCCAAAAGATGAAGGAATGCTGTTTATCTGGGAAAAGCCAGAAGAAATTTCTATGTGGATGAAAGACACTAAGATTCCTTTAGATCTAGTTTTTATGGATTCAGACTTTAATGTTTTGGATATTTTTGAAGGAGTCCCAGAATCAGAAGATTACTTAACAGTAGATGATACTTCTGCTGTTTTAGAGGTTAATAAAGACTCTGGAATAAAAAAAGATGATATTTTAGAATTTATTGGTGGAACTGTTAAATCAGGAAAAATGTTGGTTTTAAAAGAAGATGGAACTCCTCAAATGGAATTAGAAGGAGGAGAAAGGATTTTTTCTCGACCAAATACAAAAATACTAATAAAATTTTCTAAAAGAGCTTATGCTACTAAACAAGATAAAGATTATAAGGCTCTAGGTAAAAGAATCTTCAAGTTTTTAGACATGCAAGATTCTAATGAACCTGAGTATGTAGAAAATAAATAATGTGAATGTCTTATAAGAATTTTTAATTTTAAAATTAATTTAAACAATGAAAGTAAAAACCAAATTTTTACAAGCAGGTGGAGCAGCACCAGCACCAGCACCAGCTGGAGCCCCAGCAGGGGGACCAGAAGAACAAATTATGCAAATGGCACAACAAATTGTACAAGAACTTGGGCCAGAAGCAGCAGCAATGTTATCACAGATGATTATGGAGATGCTCCAAGGAGGAGGCGCTCCACAAGAAGCCCCAGTTTATGCAAAAAAAGGTGGGAAATTAGTAAAAGTTAAGTAATTAATTAAAGGGAGCAGGACAGAACACTGTCTCCCTTTTTCTTTTTTAAAACATTCACAATATGGCATTGGTAAAAAAATTGAAAAATGGAAATACAATAACCCCCATACAAAGTGTGGAGGATTTTTTAGATAAAAAATTAGAAAACACTAAATTTACTAAAAAAGCCCTTCCTCATGCTCAAAAAGCTGCACAAAAATTTAGAGACCTATATAAAGAATTTTATAATACTCCTAAATTTGGTGAAGTTTACCAGTATGATAAATTATCCAATAAATACACTGTTAATAAAGAACAACTTCCAGAGGATTTAAGAGGATATAATTGAGAAGGAACAGATAAACCTGTTAGTAAAAATATATTAGGACAATATTCAACTGGAAATGAAGAAGAATCTAATTCTTTAATTGCCTCTTGATTATTAGACTTTGAAACAAATAATCCTGCAGAACCAGTAGAGAAACAAAAAAGATCTATAGCTTCTTTACAGGATTTTATAAGACTAAGAGATTTTGGTGGAAAAGGAGATGTATTTGAATCTCGTTGGGAAGAAATGGGAGAAGAAGATAGAAAAATAAAAACTCTTGATGCTGCTAAAAGAGCTGCACAAGATTATTTAGATGAATCTTCTACTAATAAAGATAAATATAATTACGAAAAAGTAGAAGAAACTCAGAATCTATTAAGTATTATAGAGAATGGTGATTGAGATTTATTTGTAGATTCTGCTAATAAATTAGGTTGAGACCCAACTAATCTTAGTTATAAAGATAGAGTTGAAGAAGAGCCTGCAGATTCAGAAGAAAACCAACTAAAAAGAAAAATTGAAGCTTTAAGAGAGAAAGGTTTGGATGACCAAACTATTGGAGCTTTAACAGCTAGTGGTTATAATAATATTGTAGAAGACTATAATCCTTCAGGAGAAGAATGGTTTTCTAATTTCTTAAAAGAAAAAAATTGGTTAGTAGTACAAGATAAAATGGGCAATAAGAAAATTCTTAATAAAGGAATGTCTATTAAGTCTCATTTATTTGATAATCCTCGATCTGAGGGATATGGACATTATATTAGTTCTGATGATGTAGGAAATGTAAAATTCTTTTCCCCAACTACTGAAGGATGAAATAGAGAATATTTTAAAAATCCAGTCGGAGATGCCTTTGGTTATAGAGGATTAGAAACAAAATTACCAGAAGAATATGCTGCGTGGAAAGCAAAAGGATGGCAATCTAAAGACAAAGAAGGTAATATTGCTTTAGATAAGTTTGGTTTTGCAGATTTTACACAAAAAATTACTTTGGAACATCCTACTACAGATGAACTAATAGAATTACAGTGGACACCTAAAGGATATATAAAGCAAGGAACAGAAGATCCTTTTGACATAGATATATCTGGTTATACACAGGATTATAAAGAAATGCCTATAAGTAATATGTTAAGTGCAGAAGGTGATCCTTACTTAAATATACAAGGAACTCAACAATTTAATAACTGAGAAGAACTAGAATCAGAACTTTCTTTTATTTTAGATCCAAATAATCAAGTAGGGAGAACTGAAGCAGTAGATTATGATAGGATGGCTAGAGTTATATCAGATTTAAGATATAAAATAGAAAATCCTTCTTCTATGGGAGAGAGGTTAAAAGCTCTTGATTTTTATGAAAAAATAAAAAATATGGGTCTTGGTGCAGCTATTAAACAAATACAAAATAGTGCCAAAGAATTAGGAGGTCTTTCTAATACAGAAACTCCAACTTCTATTAATGTTAATCCAAATTATTCAATTAATTCAACTACTACTAAAGGATTTACCTTTAAAAAAGGTGGTGTATTGGACTCTTTACAAAAAGGTGGTGTACTAAAGTTCAAAAAAGGTGAAAGTATGCCTATGTCTGAATACTTAGAAAAGTATGCAGGTAAAAAAGAAGAGAAAAAAGGTAAGAAAGAAGAAGAAAAAACTCCTATTAAAGATGTTACTGGAACTTTAAAGGACATGGATGCTTTAGATGTAAGTTCTTTAGCAGCTACTGGAGCTTCTTTTATTCCTGGATGAGGATTTTTTGGGGGACTTGCTTTAACTGGTATTGATGTTGCTAGAGGACTTAGAGATGATGATTCTACAGGAAGAATTATAGGAGAAACTGCTTTAAATCTTGGTTTTAGTCTTGCTAGTTTAGTTGGATTTGGTGGATTAAGATTGTTAAAGGGAGCTTCTAAAGCTGCAAAAACAACAGACAGAGTTTTAGATACAGGAAAAGCTCTTAAAAATATCCAAAAGTTAGAAAAAGTAGGAGGAGCTACACAAGATGCTACTAAATTAGTAAAAGGAGTATCTTCTGCAACTAAAAAATTAGGAAAGGAAAGTTTAGAGTCATTTGGAGAAAGAATTTCAAAATCTAATATAAAGAATTTATCTTTAAAAGATAAAGAAATTCTAAAAGATTTAGGAATAGCAGTTAGAAAAAATGGTGCTTTAGTACATGAAATTCCTGGAACAGTGGGACAAACTTTAAAACAATCTTCTGTTAAAGAAATTATTAAGGGTTCTAAAGAAGCTACTTTAAGTTTCCAGACTCTTAAAACAGGTGCTTATGCACAAGAATTGGCAGGTATTTCTAAAGTAGCTAAGAAACTTGTAAAAAGTAAAGCTGTTAAAAAAGGACTACAAGTTGGAATGCTTGGTGCAATAGGTGTTCCTGCTGTTAAGTCTGCTATTAGTATGACAGGGGACATCAAAGAAGGTGGTTTTGGAAATGTACAAGTAGGAGATTTACAAAGAGTTATGGCAGTATCTTCTTTAGGAAGACAGACTTGAAGAAACTTTAAAGATGCTAAAGCAGTTAAAAGATTTACTAAATCTACTTCAGTAGTAGATGATTCTTTTACTTTAAAAGCAGGTAAAAAAGAATTTACTTTAGATAAATCTATAAAAATTCCTCAGAAAGTAAAATCATTAAAAACTCCTATAAAAGGTAAATATAAACCAGAACAGCTTAAAGAGTTTAAAGATGAATTAAAAACTTCCGGAATAACTAAAAAGAGTGATGTAAAAGAAATACTTAAAAGGCTAGAACGAAAAGGAGATGTCGTAGTTGTTACTAATAAAGGATCTCAATCTGGATTAGAAATGGATGTAACTGCTGATAAATTCTCAGGTACTGGAGCTTCTGATTTTATTAGAGCAAAGAAAGCTTTAAATAGAGGATTAACTAGTTCAGGCTCATTTGGAATGTGGAGATTAAATCCAGCCAAAGTAGCTAAAGTAAGAAATTTAAGAGGCAAGTTAAATAAAATTGATAGTGACTTAGGAAGTATTCCACAGGGAACTACACAATTTAAAAACTTACATAAACAACAAACTTCACTTATTTCTGAATTAATTGAAACACAAGCTCTTAAAAAAGGAGGGGTTCTAAAATTCCAAAATCCAGCAATTCCTTTATCTTCCTCAACTCCATCAACGATGTTAGGTGAAGTAGATGTTTTTGGAGTAGATAACTCTAAAAAAGGACTTATAGGTAAATTACCAACTGACGAGAAGTGGCGAAGATTTAAAAATAGTTTGCCTGCACCTGGAAATTCAAACTTAGTAAATAAGAATGGAACTTTAAATACTATAGATACACCTCTTACTCCTGTAATTAATGATAAACTAGAACTAAATAAAATAAGAGAGGTTACTCAAAGAGCAAGAAATAGTACTTTATTTGCTCCAGGAAAAAGACTTTCTTTAATGACTACAAAAGATTATACTCTTACTGCTCCTACTAATGAAACATTATCTGGTATTGGAGAAAGTGGTTCAACTAATTATACAGGATGAAAAGGGCCTTTATCTGATAGAAAATGAAAAGGATGGGATAAAATAAAAGATTATGCAAAAGATCCGTCAGTATGAGGAAATGTAGGTAATTTAGCAACTGCTTTAATCTATAATAATAAAATTGCTAAAAAACAACGAAGGGCTGCTGTAGAAGGAATTGTAAAACCTGATTTTATGAAAAGAAGATTTTACAGAGTTTCTTCAGATGTAGATGCGCCTTATGCTTCAGCAGCTTCTAATTATATAGGAAAGTCAGGAAGACTAGCGAGTAATTCTACTGATATTGAGTCTGCTAATGCTATTCAATTAGAAGGAGAAAAGTTAGCTTCTCAAGCACGGCTTGAAGGGTCTGTTGCTAAAGCTAATGATCTTATGCAAAAGAGAGTTCAGCAAGAACAATCAGATGCTTCTGTAGATCAAGCTAATTTAGGCTTAATGAATAAATATAAAACAAATGTAGCAAGAGCTAGTCAACAACTTAGTTTAGTAGATTCTAAGAAATATAAAGCAAATGCCACTGCTATACAAGGTTTTACTAAGACACTTGCAAGTAACATTGAGAAAATCAAAGGACAACAATTAAGTAAAGATTATTATAATATTATAAATGATCCTGAATATACTAAATTAAACACCAGTCTTTCTGACATTATGAGAAGTAAAGGAGACTATAAAACAGAGTGAGATGACTATATAACTAGTGATGAAGGAAAGACAGCTAGAGCTAGTAACCAAACATTTGAGCAGTCTAATCAATATAGCCAATGGAAATCTAAATTAGATGCTGCACAAAATCAATTAAAACCATATATTGAGAAGATAAAAGCAGCTAGATTAAATTTACAAGTATATAATCCTTATTCTATGGAAAAAGGTGGAAAATTAAATCGAAGTATTTTGAAAAATAATGAACTTGCTTTAAAATCTTTGATAAAAATATTTAATTAATGAAGGTAAATATAAATAAATATCAAAATGGGGGAGGATTTGCTACTTTCCTCCCCATTATTAAAGGTGGGAATACACCTACTCAAAAAACTTCCAAAAGATCCACTACAAGTAAAAAGGAAGAAGAAGAGGAAGCTGGAATTGTAGATGATAAATTATATGCAGAACTTATAAAAGAGGGTTTAAGAAATGATGTTGATATGTTTATAGACAAATTGATAGAAATAGAATCATCTGATTTAGCTTATACAGATCCTCAAAATAGATTAAGAATGCAGAGACTTTTAGAGAAAGATATTAATAATATCTTACAACAAAAAAGTTATTGAACAGATTCTATTAATAAAGCTAAAGAAGCTGGGGGATTAAATGAAGTAGCTGTTGGAAGTAGTGGAGAAGTCTTTGTGAAAGATAAAAAAGGAAAAGTTGAAGCTATTTCTACTTCTGAATATAAACGAAAACATGAAGGAACTCCTGTAATGACAGTAGCAGAATTATTAAATGCTAGACAATTTAATCCTGATTTAGCATTTAATTCAGAAGTTTTTTCTGTAGCACAAAGTGCAGTGGGATTAAAGACTATTACAGACCACGCACAAAAATTAATGGAGACTTTAAGTGATTATTCTGAATCTTCTGATCTTGTATATGATAAAAAAGATTTAAGACAGCAATTAGAATATTTAGAAGCACAACCTGCATCAGAGTCTGTTATTAATGCTATGAAAGATTTAGAGGAGGTTTTAAATACTCCTGGAGATTATGCTGAGGTGAAAACATCTTATACATCTAAAAGAAAAAATATAGACAGAGCTTTAAATTATATATGAACTTCTATAGGACAAGGTGCTCAGAGAAAATTAAATGCTGTTGGAGCAGTAAATAATCTAGAAAATCCTAAAGAGATTCTTTATAATATGTTATATTCTTATACAGAAGAAGACACAGATAAAACTATATCACCTGTATCAGAAACTTCCGCTACAGGAAGTAGTCAAGTAAAATCTTTATCTGCTTTTCAAATATTAAATAAAGGAGTTTTAAATAATTCTTTAAATACTTTTGCATTAAATGAACCTGAATTAGGTATTGTATTAAGAGGCTCTATAGGAACTGAAGGAGTTCTAGTAGGTCAAGATGATAATGCTATTGGACAAACTACTTTAGGAAATATTTTTTCCAAACATGGATATTCTAGAGTTTTAGATACAAGTAAAGCTTTCTTTGGAGATAAAGAAATTAAATTACAAAATCAAAATCAGATTATACATGATGGGTCTACTACAGCTAGAACTTTTTTACCTGTTAATCCAGATGGAACTCTTGATTATGGTTCTTTTGAAGTATTTAAAAAATTATATGCTGAATATGAAGCTAAGAAAGACACTGCTTCTAAAGAAGAGTTAGAAAGAATATTTAATGAAGAGGGATTTAATGTTACTATTGATGAAGATGGAAATGAAAAATTTCTTAGGGAAAGTAAGTTAGTTAAACCATTTTTAGCTATGTATGGCTGAACAAATAGTGCTTCAGGTCTTACCGATGATAATAGTGGTGCAAAACAGCTTTCAAAAAATGAACAAAATCAATTAGAACCAATTTTTAATGATATTTGGACAATAAGAACAAATGAAGGAGTACAAGATTTTACTCCAGATAAAAGTTGGCATAATGAAAAATATTATAAAGGACTTATTCTTGTACCTTATAGAGATAATGCAACTGCTATTGTAGATGCTATATCTAAACAAGGAGCTACAACTCCAGTCCCTACATTACAAACTGTACAACATAATTATAAAGAAATGAATAAGCCAACAATTAATGGCAATGCTAAGGCTTTAGAAAATAATTAATATGGAAATAAATAAACCTAATGATATACTAGTTGCTACTTTAAATAATCCAAGAGCAACAATTTCAGACTTAAAATCTTCTGAATTTACTCCAGAAAATACATCATTATTTTCAAAAGATGAGTATAAAAGATCAGATTTTATAAAAGAAACATTTAAAGATAATAAAGGAAATTTTGATGAAATCGCTTTTGATAAATTTTATGAATTAGCTTCTGTTAAGTATAATGATTTAACAAATAATAAATATATACAAGATATAGAAGAAACGCAATATGATCCATTTGACATTACTAGACCTATTGATTCTTCTACTTATAAAGTATCTGTAGAATATTCTCCTGATAAAAATCCTTTTAAAGAGAAGTATAGTCAAACAGGTATTAATAGTATATCTGAATCTGATGCTTCTTTAAGGGAAATTGCTCAGACAAGTGATATTTATGATTCAGAAAAAGAAGAATGGTTAAATACTTCTGCTAATGAATTAGGTTTATTAAATAAATTTTTTGGGGAAACTTTAGTGTATGCACAATGAGATGAAGATGGTACACACGAGGATCCTATGAGTGGTTATTCAGTTAATCATAGAGTAGGTGACTGAAAAATAAATAAAAGAGGTAATCTTTTTATAGAAACGTTAGGAGATAGAGAAGTTTATAATAAACAAGTAGTTAATCCAACGGACATATTAACAGCCGATCATTCTTTAGTGAATAAGTTTGATTTTTTTGATGCTGATAATAAAGAAACTGCTGTTGGTAAAACTGCTGTAAAACTTGCTGCGAATATAGCTCCATTTTTAATTCTAGGAGTAGGTCGGCCATATGCAGCAGTAAAAGCTGCTATTTCATTAGCTTCTGTTTTACCTACTTTTTATAAAGCAT
This Candidatus Woesearchaeota archaeon DNA region includes the following protein-coding sequences:
- a CDS encoding DUF192 domain-containing protein, producing MKKVKINIGDKDYIVKVAETEEQQQEGLQDIKELPKDEGMLFIWEKPEEISMWMKDTKIPLDLVFMDSDFNVLDIFEGVPESEDYLTVDDTSAVLEVNKDSGIKKDDILEFIGGTVKSGKMLVLKEDGTPQMELEGGERIFSRPNTKILIKFSKRAYATKQDKDYKALGKRIFKFLDMQDSNEPEYVENK